A genomic segment from Polyangiaceae bacterium encodes:
- a CDS encoding HDOD domain-containing protein, with the protein MIAIPHYTSVPPNVVEVVPSAAEEELRELLESALIGLPLLPEAASRAIELVENPNADIGRLGDLIRSDPPIAARFLSVANSALYSRGREVPSIHDALVRIGLSGSRDLLLQIVYACSSVGLTHYGPQVRRSYDRAVISGVVARAACSELGIRYKDAYLIGLLHDLGEARVYRLLDRLEVPPSAVEAALLVDRYHTEAGEDIARAWKLPQDVVDVCGSHHRQGLDISLPVRLVQIADLLTASVTAESAGETYDEPLALGQLGLLGVSGEDAAAIIEHSVDLLSPNS; encoded by the coding sequence TTGATCGCCATCCCACATTACACCAGTGTTCCGCCCAACGTGGTGGAGGTAGTCCCCAGCGCTGCCGAGGAGGAGCTGCGAGAGCTGCTCGAGTCCGCATTGATCGGCCTGCCACTGCTTCCGGAAGCGGCGTCCCGCGCCATCGAGCTGGTGGAGAATCCAAACGCAGATATCGGGCGTCTTGGTGACCTCATCCGCTCGGACCCGCCCATCGCTGCGCGCTTCCTCTCAGTGGCCAACTCGGCGCTGTATTCCCGAGGTCGCGAGGTACCTTCCATCCACGATGCCCTCGTGCGCATCGGACTCTCAGGGAGCCGCGACTTACTCCTGCAGATCGTCTACGCCTGTTCGAGCGTTGGCCTGACGCACTATGGCCCACAGGTCCGTCGCAGCTACGACCGAGCCGTTATCAGCGGCGTCGTCGCCCGCGCCGCATGCAGCGAGCTCGGCATTCGCTACAAGGACGCTTACCTGATCGGTCTGTTGCACGACCTCGGAGAGGCTCGGGTGTATCGTCTGCTCGACCGCCTCGAGGTCCCGCCATCCGCCGTCGAGGCCGCTCTACTGGTGGACCGTTACCATACGGAAGCAGGAGAGGACATCGCCCGCGCATGGAAGCTACCCCAAGACGTAGTGGACGTCTGCGGCAGCCATCACCGGCAGGGTCTAGACATCTCACTCCCAGTGCGCCTAGTACAGATCGCGGACCTGCTCACCGCCTCGGTGACGGCGGAGAGCGCCGGCGAGACGTACGATGAGCCCCTTGCACTCGGTCAGCTAGGGCTCTTAGGCGTGTCGGGGGAGGACGCGGCGGCGATCATCGAGCACTCCGTCGATCTGCTATCCCCGAACAGCTAG
- the nhaA gene encoding Na+/H+ antiporter NhaA has product MILSDFPLSLPPKGSPQNSAPPSAPPESWALARKVAKQVIRPLDRFMHIEAASGVVLLIAAAAALIWANSPWGATYEHFWHTKVSLGVGSLQTAQPLHFWINDGLMVIFFFVVGLEIRREIHQGELSEIRRAALPAIAAVGGMIMPAIIYALVSRGSAATHGWAVPMATDIAFAVGVLALLGKRVPAALRVLLLALAIIDDIGAIVVIAVFYSSDFSFLGLGIAGVGILMLLGMQRFGVRSALAYVAPVFVMWIGMLKAGVHPTIAGVLAGLLTPVTSWYGEKGFMHVAKRTVRKIREHSKAGDSHGEHGLIQPLSELEAARREAVSPVVRLETALHPWVAFAIMPLFALANAGVDLRGVDTGAATAGVISMGVVAGLVIGKPLGVVFASWLSVKVGICSLPRGVDWKGVTVVGLVAGIGFTMAIFVSQLAFENASNLGVAKLSVLCASVLAALATLIGSRFLLPKTQAPEIAELSASDCEASTEF; this is encoded by the coding sequence ATGATCCTCAGCGATTTTCCTCTCAGCCTGCCCCCGAAGGGTAGCCCACAGAACTCAGCCCCACCCTCTGCTCCACCGGAGTCTTGGGCGCTCGCGCGCAAGGTCGCGAAGCAAGTCATTCGGCCCCTCGATCGCTTCATGCACATCGAGGCGGCGAGCGGCGTGGTGCTGTTGATTGCCGCCGCGGCGGCCCTGATTTGGGCCAACTCCCCTTGGGGCGCGACCTACGAGCACTTCTGGCACACCAAGGTGTCCTTGGGCGTCGGGTCGCTCCAGACGGCGCAGCCGTTGCACTTCTGGATCAACGACGGGCTGATGGTGATCTTCTTCTTCGTTGTTGGATTGGAAATCCGCCGGGAAATTCATCAGGGAGAGCTGAGTGAGATTCGCCGAGCCGCCCTGCCCGCCATCGCGGCGGTAGGTGGCATGATCATGCCGGCGATCATCTACGCGCTGGTCTCGCGCGGCTCCGCGGCGACCCACGGCTGGGCGGTGCCCATGGCGACTGACATCGCGTTCGCGGTCGGCGTATTGGCGCTGCTTGGCAAGCGAGTGCCAGCGGCGCTCAGGGTGTTGCTGCTCGCGCTGGCGATCATTGATGACATCGGGGCGATCGTCGTGATCGCGGTGTTCTACTCCTCCGACTTCTCGTTCCTCGGCCTGGGGATCGCGGGGGTCGGGATCCTGATGCTGCTCGGGATGCAGCGGTTCGGCGTACGTAGTGCGCTGGCCTACGTGGCGCCGGTGTTCGTGATGTGGATCGGCATGCTCAAGGCGGGCGTTCACCCGACCATCGCGGGTGTGCTTGCTGGCCTCCTGACTCCCGTGACCTCCTGGTACGGCGAGAAGGGCTTCATGCACGTGGCCAAGCGTACGGTGCGGAAGATCCGCGAGCACTCCAAGGCGGGCGACTCTCACGGCGAGCATGGGCTGATTCAGCCTCTGAGCGAGCTCGAGGCTGCGCGCCGAGAAGCGGTGAGCCCCGTGGTGCGCTTGGAGACCGCGCTCCACCCCTGGGTGGCTTTCGCAATCATGCCGCTCTTCGCCTTGGCGAACGCTGGGGTGGACCTGCGAGGCGTCGACACCGGTGCCGCTACGGCGGGTGTCATCAGCATGGGCGTCGTGGCCGGCCTGGTGATTGGCAAGCCGCTTGGCGTCGTGTTCGCGAGCTGGCTCTCGGTGAAGGTGGGGATCTGTTCGTTGCCGCGCGGAGTCGATTGGAAGGGCGTCACCGTCGTTGGATTGGTCGCAGGCATCGGCTTCACGATGGCGATCTTCGTCTCGCAGCTTGCGTTCGAGAACGCATCGAACCTCGGGGTGGCGAAGCTCTCGGTGCTCTGTGCCTCAGTCCTGGCGGCGCTCGCTACCTTGATTGGTTCGCGCTTCCTGCTGCCGAAGACTCAGGCTCCGGAGATCGCGGAACTCTCTGCGAGTGACTGCGAAGCTTCGACCGAGTTCTAA
- a CDS encoding diguanylate cyclase, whose amino-acid sequence MTAVSDLASPENSSAPSEDESPPRVLVVGACRNTRRVLETTCRAQGHTVTCIEDALRLRRHVSEQHPDLILIALDLSAASPQLGLEVCGELKAMAQCRHTPVLLVAKEYPTARVVARALIAGADDVLSLAPSRFEELKARIHVSLRNKRYRDTLARVRAERNVIREDSHVDALTGVMNRRAFEQHLRALFDDGQHFGLLFIDVDHFKSVNDTHGHAVGDEVLKAIAARLQDGVRAGDLVGRYGGEEFIVLVRGVSGQIAQTVAERHRQAVATLDLSPIKGPARVSISVGVAAHHVDKPFDSVDAMLRRADRALYDAKRAGRNRVTIATRDSLAPPAPAEPRRSERPTLVAIPRGNTRNTIPATPKSREGQRPRR is encoded by the coding sequence GTGACCGCCGTATCGGACCTCGCGTCGCCCGAAAACTCATCAGCCCCGAGCGAAGACGAATCGCCGCCTCGAGTGCTCGTCGTCGGTGCGTGCCGCAACACGCGGCGCGTGCTCGAGACCACTTGCCGGGCGCAGGGCCACACAGTGACTTGCATCGAGGATGCGCTGAGGCTGCGACGCCACGTGAGCGAGCAGCACCCGGATCTAATCCTGATTGCCCTCGATCTCAGCGCCGCCTCACCACAACTCGGACTCGAGGTGTGTGGAGAACTGAAAGCGATGGCCCAGTGCCGACACACGCCCGTGCTGTTGGTCGCGAAGGAGTACCCGACCGCCCGCGTCGTCGCGCGCGCCTTGATCGCTGGTGCAGACGACGTCCTCAGCCTCGCGCCGAGCCGCTTCGAGGAACTCAAAGCACGCATCCATGTGTCGTTGCGCAACAAGCGCTATCGAGACACCTTGGCCCGGGTGCGCGCCGAGCGGAACGTGATCCGCGAGGATTCGCACGTCGATGCCCTGACTGGCGTGATGAACCGACGCGCCTTCGAGCAACACTTGCGGGCGCTATTCGACGATGGCCAGCACTTCGGTTTGCTGTTCATCGACGTAGACCATTTCAAGTCCGTCAACGACACCCACGGTCACGCCGTGGGTGACGAGGTGCTGAAGGCGATCGCCGCGCGGCTTCAAGACGGTGTGCGCGCCGGTGACCTGGTTGGCCGCTACGGCGGTGAGGAATTCATCGTGCTGGTGCGCGGCGTCTCGGGTCAAATCGCGCAGACGGTGGCGGAGCGCCACCGGCAGGCGGTCGCGACCCTGGATCTGTCTCCAATCAAAGGCCCAGCTCGGGTCAGCATCAGCGTCGGCGTGGCCGCGCACCACGTGGACAAGCCGTTCGACTCCGTGGACGCCATGCTGCGACGGGCAGATCGGGCGCTCTACGATGCCAAGCGAGCCGGCAGGAACCGCGTGACGATAGCGACGCGAGACAGCCTTGCGCCCCCGGCACCAGCGGAGCCCAGGCGCTCAGAGCGACCGACGCTCGTTGCTATTCCACGCGGCAATACACGAAACACGATCCCAGCGACTCCCAAATCGCGCGAAGGGCAGCGGCCGCGCCGCTAA
- a CDS encoding pentapeptide repeat-containing protein: MRQFKALLWALPISLLVLGCDEKKPEPAAAEKPSATAAATTSAPAEASAAPSAAAAAPLDNTGAAGGCKPEPGAKCAKAKIGDAEWKGKDLTGADFEGADMESVNLEGANLTKANFKGAKLDEADLTKANLTDANFEGASMVETIVTEATLKGTNLKDADLEDLDDEGAKWDGVTCPDGTAGKTGCKGHMSSKKKKEKDDDDE, from the coding sequence ATGCGCCAATTCAAGGCTCTCCTGTGGGCCCTACCAATCAGCCTGCTCGTCCTCGGATGTGACGAGAAGAAGCCGGAACCCGCCGCCGCAGAGAAGCCCAGCGCAACTGCAGCCGCCACTACCAGCGCCCCCGCGGAAGCGAGCGCGGCACCGAGCGCCGCCGCCGCTGCTCCGCTGGACAACACCGGTGCAGCCGGTGGGTGCAAGCCCGAGCCTGGTGCGAAGTGCGCCAAGGCGAAGATTGGCGACGCCGAGTGGAAAGGCAAGGACCTCACTGGCGCTGACTTCGAAGGCGCTGACATGGAATCCGTGAACCTCGAAGGAGCCAACCTGACCAAGGCGAACTTCAAGGGTGCGAAGCTAGACGAGGCAGACCTCACGAAGGCGAACCTCACGGACGCCAACTTCGAAGGCGCGAGCATGGTGGAGACCATCGTGACCGAGGCGACGCTCAAGGGCACGAACCTCAAGGACGCTGACCTCGAGGACCTCGACGACGAAGGCGCGAAGTGGGACGGCGTCACCTGCCCCGACGGAACTGCTGGCAAGACTGGCTGCAAGGGCCACATGAGCAGCAAGAAGAAGAAGGAAAAGGACGACGACGACGAGTAG
- a CDS encoding response regulator: MRKVLEITFAGEDYQTVLADNADDALAKLRSEKPTVVLVDHDLGGQSGYDLCQRIKSEAPGTRVLILSSKQHPYDSSRGGAAGADEHMDKPFDTQQMLDKVSNMLRAAPAQPSVQAAVTAPAPAAHAAPAAAAPVVAAKPRSQTLAYGTPAPSPSAPAPSAAPASAQPQRTQTYPGTPAVTPRPAPVQSSAPMQRPAPSPVAPPVTAPPVAAAPVAAAPVAAPAPAVAAHTGNGSELAGKLQGLGLNPTQVEAVLALSREVVEQVVWEVVPVLAETMIKEEIRRLTQEG, encoded by the coding sequence ATGCGCAAGGTGCTCGAGATCACCTTCGCTGGCGAGGACTACCAGACCGTCTTGGCGGATAACGCAGATGACGCTCTAGCGAAGCTGCGATCCGAGAAGCCCACGGTGGTGCTGGTAGATCACGATCTGGGGGGCCAGAGCGGCTACGACCTGTGTCAGCGCATCAAGAGCGAAGCGCCGGGCACTCGCGTGCTGATTCTCTCCAGCAAGCAGCATCCCTATGACTCGTCGCGCGGCGGTGCCGCCGGGGCTGACGAGCACATGGACAAGCCTTTCGACACTCAGCAGATGCTGGACAAGGTGAGCAACATGCTGCGCGCCGCTCCGGCTCAGCCGAGCGTGCAGGCGGCTGTCACCGCCCCCGCACCCGCGGCTCATGCAGCGCCAGCGGCTGCAGCGCCGGTCGTCGCAGCCAAGCCTCGCTCGCAGACGCTAGCGTACGGCACGCCGGCCCCGAGTCCTTCGGCGCCAGCGCCAAGTGCCGCGCCAGCTTCCGCGCAACCGCAGCGGACGCAGACCTACCCCGGCACGCCCGCGGTGACTCCGCGTCCTGCGCCGGTTCAGAGTTCTGCACCTATGCAGCGGCCAGCGCCGTCACCTGTTGCGCCTCCCGTCACGGCACCTCCGGTTGCCGCGGCTCCGGTTGCCGCGGCTCCCGTTGCCGCGCCCGCGCCGGCCGTCGCTGCTCACACGGGCAACGGCAGCGAACTAGCGGGCAAGCTGCAGGGGCTGGGGCTCAACCCGACGCAGGTCGAAGCGGTGCTGGCTCTGAGCCGCGAAGTGGTGGAGCAGGTGGTGTGGGAGGTCGTTCCCGTACTCGCCGAGACGATGATCAAGGAAGAGATCCGTCGCCTGACCCAAGAGGGTTAG
- a CDS encoding glutathione S-transferase: MLRLITIPISHYCEKARWALDRARLPYEEVGKLPAVHLLTTRRYSRTGTVPVLVHEGGAIGESTEILRWVDARTPEAQRLFPEGELAADNERWVARFDRELGPAARLLGYDALLPEPQIFLKQMQRVYGGVARAMLPALLPLAGKGIRKRYRVNGERAKSKHALCRQLFDDVASALEASSSPYLLGERFSAADLTFASLAGPLLLPPAYGGNFLPKAEMPQAFQALVDEFSAHPAGRFALRIYERHR; this comes from the coding sequence ATGCTGCGGCTCATCACCATCCCCATCAGCCACTACTGCGAGAAGGCGCGCTGGGCTCTGGATCGCGCGCGCCTGCCCTACGAGGAAGTGGGCAAGCTCCCCGCGGTCCACCTCCTGACGACGCGCAGGTACTCGCGCACCGGTACGGTTCCGGTGCTGGTGCACGAGGGAGGAGCGATCGGGGAATCCACGGAGATTCTGCGCTGGGTGGACGCGCGCACCCCCGAGGCGCAGCGTCTGTTCCCCGAGGGCGAGCTGGCAGCGGACAACGAGCGCTGGGTCGCGCGCTTCGATCGCGAGCTCGGGCCGGCAGCGCGCCTGCTTGGCTACGACGCCCTGCTGCCAGAACCCCAGATCTTCCTCAAGCAAATGCAGCGGGTGTATGGCGGCGTAGCGCGCGCCATGTTGCCGGCGTTGCTGCCGCTGGCAGGGAAGGGGATTCGCAAGCGCTACCGGGTCAACGGGGAGCGGGCCAAGAGCAAACACGCTCTGTGTCGCCAGCTGTTCGATGACGTGGCGAGCGCGCTAGAGGCCAGCAGCTCGCCGTACCTGCTCGGTGAGCGCTTCAGCGCGGCGGACCTGACGTTTGCGTCCCTCGCCGGCCCGCTGTTGCTACCGCCGGCCTACGGCGGGAATTTCCTGCCAAAGGCGGAGATGCCCCAAGCGTTTCAGGCGCTGGTCGACGAGTTCTCTGCGCATCCTGCTGGGCGATTTGCCTTGCGGATTTACGAGCGGCATCGCTAG
- a CDS encoding cyclic nucleotide-binding domain-containing protein has product MAAPPPLPTKNQPNVIDRAIGLACAGKLEEALRWVVAELNRDATGGVAALLTSRWMAELGRENAARTGFETCVTRAIAAGQLPVAVAACAELRRFGGDATACYQQIAKAYSEGSASLGERPMEPPALGGAQEVEQPLPESFRGDALLDEAGDALEAAKQALPSEAPRDLPQQPLFSSLGEGALAAFVEIFELQLVDAEERVINEGELGTSAYVVVRGELEVSKHGADAEVRLARLGGGALVGEMALISRAPRAASVGALRPSLLLSATKESLDALAEREPAIGDEFASRFRRRMVENLVRTSSILRAVRAKERHTLVERFVTRAFEAGERIIEQGQSSDGLHLIASGSVQVSHREEDGEELPIAELGVGEVVGEVALVLRRPSNADVVARIPTVTLHLPHSGFHSLIKEHPTLLAELYDLAVQRDEQTSSIVAQEATEVDDFVLI; this is encoded by the coding sequence ATGGCCGCTCCGCCCCCGCTACCGACCAAGAACCAGCCCAACGTCATCGATCGGGCCATCGGCTTGGCTTGCGCCGGCAAGCTCGAAGAGGCTTTGCGCTGGGTCGTTGCGGAGCTGAACCGGGACGCGACTGGGGGTGTTGCAGCGCTGCTCACGAGCCGTTGGATGGCAGAGCTGGGGCGGGAGAACGCCGCGCGCACTGGTTTCGAGACTTGCGTGACGCGAGCCATTGCCGCGGGGCAACTACCGGTGGCTGTCGCCGCGTGTGCCGAGCTGCGGCGCTTCGGCGGAGACGCGACCGCTTGCTATCAGCAGATTGCCAAGGCCTACTCTGAAGGTTCTGCCTCTTTGGGAGAGCGTCCGATGGAGCCCCCAGCCCTGGGAGGTGCTCAAGAGGTCGAGCAGCCTCTCCCAGAATCTTTCCGTGGGGATGCGTTGTTGGATGAGGCGGGCGATGCGCTCGAGGCCGCAAAGCAAGCGCTGCCGAGCGAGGCGCCTCGGGATCTCCCGCAGCAGCCTTTGTTTTCCTCGCTCGGTGAGGGAGCCCTCGCAGCCTTCGTTGAGATTTTCGAGCTGCAATTGGTCGATGCAGAGGAGCGCGTCATCAATGAGGGCGAGCTCGGCACCTCCGCCTATGTCGTGGTAAGAGGCGAGCTTGAAGTCAGCAAGCACGGGGCTGACGCCGAGGTTCGCCTTGCGCGCCTAGGCGGCGGCGCTCTGGTCGGCGAGATGGCGCTGATCTCTCGCGCTCCCAGGGCTGCGAGTGTCGGCGCGCTACGCCCCAGCCTGCTCTTGAGCGCCACCAAAGAGAGCTTGGATGCGCTGGCAGAGCGGGAGCCCGCCATCGGTGACGAGTTCGCTTCGCGCTTTCGCCGACGCATGGTGGAGAACTTGGTGCGTACCAGCTCCATCCTGCGGGCGGTCCGCGCGAAGGAACGGCACACCCTGGTGGAGCGCTTCGTCACCCGTGCGTTCGAAGCCGGAGAGCGCATCATCGAGCAGGGCCAGTCGAGCGACGGCTTGCACTTGATTGCGTCGGGCTCGGTGCAGGTCAGCCATCGCGAGGAAGATGGGGAAGAGCTGCCTATCGCCGAGCTCGGGGTTGGCGAGGTAGTGGGAGAAGTGGCGCTCGTGCTGCGGCGGCCCTCCAACGCAGACGTCGTCGCGCGTATCCCGACGGTGACGCTGCATTTGCCTCACAGCGGCTTCCACTCGCTGATCAAGGAGCACCCGACGCTGCTAGCGGAGCTCTACGATTTGGCCGTCCAGCGCGACGAGCAGACCTCTTCGATCGTGGCTCAAGAGGCGACTGAGGTGGACGACTTCGTCCTCATCTGA
- a CDS encoding OmpH family outer membrane protein, which yields MLVQRHARRGLFSLLVAFALVAFSGSAFAMKIAVVDTQRAIMETEDGLRAQATLKKLFDKRQQELDKKQRDLQAEKEQIEKQRSVLSKAAYQKRAEKWQNDMMKLQQVFVEYNKELQKKEGQLMRPISRKAMSLIRRLAAANGFDMVLDKQAVPYFRADLDLTDKLIQMYNEGGAVDDDDAKPAAKKPAAPAPKAPAAAPKK from the coding sequence ATGCTCGTTCAACGTCACGCCCGCCGCGGGCTGTTTTCTTTGTTGGTCGCTTTCGCGCTGGTCGCGTTCTCAGGTTCTGCTTTCGCGATGAAGATTGCCGTGGTCGACACACAGCGTGCGATCATGGAGACCGAAGACGGTCTGCGCGCTCAGGCGACGCTCAAGAAGCTGTTCGACAAGCGTCAGCAGGAGCTCGACAAGAAGCAGCGCGATCTGCAGGCCGAGAAGGAGCAGATCGAGAAGCAGCGTTCAGTGCTGAGCAAGGCCGCCTACCAGAAGCGCGCCGAGAAGTGGCAGAACGACATGATGAAGCTGCAGCAAGTCTTCGTTGAGTACAACAAGGAGCTGCAGAAGAAAGAGGGCCAGCTCATGCGCCCCATTTCCCGTAAGGCAATGTCGCTGATCAGGCGCTTGGCTGCCGCGAACGGCTTCGACATGGTGCTCGATAAGCAGGCCGTTCCCTACTTCCGTGCGGATTTGGATCTGACGGACAAGCTGATCCAGATGTACAACGAGGGTGGCGCCGTGGACGACGACGACGCGAAGCCCGCCGCCAAGAAGCCTGCTGCGCCTGCGCCCAAGGCGCCGGCCGCTGCGCCCAAGAAGTGA